A genome region from bacterium includes the following:
- a CDS encoding XRE family transcriptional regulator: protein MKGLEEDVKDLAIGDKIRRLRRELDFTLQQLSDKTGLSKPLLSQVENGHVVPPVATLMRIARALGVNISFFFQEEEEDVRVSVTRQAERKLVGPRPHHPSDEMGYSYESLEIHKAKKSMQPLLVTFAKASDKSLRYYSHDGEECVYIISGRAEFISDEGRWKLETGDCLYFDSDIPHAFRAISEETARALVVLFPGRKL from the coding sequence ATGAAGGGGCTGGAAGAAGACGTAAAGGATCTCGCCATCGGCGACAAGATCCGCAGGCTCAGGAGAGAACTCGATTTCACCCTGCAGCAGCTTTCCGACAAGACGGGGCTCTCCAAACCCCTTCTTTCGCAGGTAGAAAACGGCCACGTCGTGCCCCCCGTGGCGACCCTGATGAGAATCGCCAGGGCTCTGGGGGTGAACATCTCCTTCTTTTTTCAGGAGGAGGAAGAAGATGTCCGCGTCTCGGTGACCCGCCAGGCGGAGCGCAAGCTGGTCGGGCCGAGGCCTCACCACCCCAGCGACGAGATGGGGTACAGCTACGAATCCCTGGAAATTCACAAGGCGAAAAAATCCATGCAGCCCCTCCTCGTCACCTTCGCGAAAGCCAGCGACAAGAGCCTTCGCTACTACAGCCACGACGGCGAGGAGTGCGTCTACATAATCAGCGGCAGGGCGGAGTTCATAAGCGACGAGGGGCGCTGGAAGCTGGAGACAGGAGACTGTCTCTACTTCGATTCCGACATTCCCCACGCCTTCCGCGCCATAAGCGAGGAGACGGCGCGGGCGCTGGTGGTCCTCTTCCCCGGCCGGAAGCTGTGA
- the hpt gene encoding hypoxanthine phosphoribosyltransferase, which translates to MKTLFDAGDIDREVARVASEIERDFAGEEVLLLGVLTGAFIFLSDLCRKLKIPCEVDFIRLSSYGDKTVSCGEVACGLGQKLSCEGKNVIVVEEIVDSGRTLRFFLDSLEKSGAKKIRVCALVDKKGRREVEVPVHYAGFALDDGFLVGYGMDYAEKLRNLNRIAVIED; encoded by the coding sequence ATGAAAACTCTCTTTGACGCCGGGGATATCGACAGGGAGGTCGCGCGGGTCGCCTCCGAGATAGAGAGGGATTTTGCGGGCGAGGAGGTGCTCCTGCTCGGGGTGCTGACCGGCGCTTTCATCTTTCTTTCCGACCTTTGCCGCAAGCTGAAAATCCCCTGCGAGGTGGATTTCATCCGCCTCTCCTCCTACGGCGACAAAACCGTCTCCTGCGGGGAGGTCGCCTGCGGCCTCGGGCAAAAGCTCTCCTGCGAGGGCAAAAACGTGATAGTCGTCGAGGAGATTGTCGATTCGGGGCGCACCCTGCGCTTCTTCCTCGATTCCCTTGAAAAATCCGGCGCGAAAAAAATCCGCGTCTGCGCCCTCGTGGACAAGAAGGGGCGGCGGGAAGTGGAAGTTCCTGTCCATTACGCCGGGTTCGCCCTCGACGACGGTTTTCTGGTGGGCTACGGAATGGATTATGCGGAAAAGCTCCGCAACTTGAACCGGATAGCCGTCATAGAAGATTGA
- a CDS encoding rubredoxin yields the protein MAVWKCPDCGTEKDSRCKPKTCPKCDKPVTFIKK from the coding sequence ATGGCCGTGTGGAAATGCCCCGATTGCGGTACCGAAAAGGACTCTCGCTGCAAACCCAAAACCTGCCCCAAGTGCGACAAGCCGGTGACCTTCATTAAAAAGTAG
- the gap gene encoding type I glyceraldehyde-3-phosphate dehydrogenase, protein MRIAINGFGRIGRSVYRLLNARKGVEIVAVNDLASPEALAYLLRHDTVMGPFSEVAKIEEGILITDHQKTKILAEKNPLALPWKPLEIDFVIEATGVFTKREQAAMHIEAGAKKVILTVPAKDEVDATIVIGVNEGSLRPEHQIVSNASCTTNCMAPVARILHESFGIESGLMTTVHAYTNDQRLADVPHSDWRRSRAAAENTIPTSTGAARAVGKVMPDLKGKLDGMAVRVPIPDGSVVDLVTWMKRPVTVKEVNEAVLEASKTPRLEKVLRYKAGPIVSSDIIGDPHSAIFDAELTQVVGGRMLKTITWYDNEWGYSNRVVDLLDLLDAMR, encoded by the coding sequence ATGAGAATCGCGATTAACGGATTCGGAAGAATCGGCCGTAGCGTCTACCGCCTCCTCAACGCCAGAAAGGGCGTGGAGATAGTGGCGGTAAACGACCTCGCCTCCCCCGAGGCGCTCGCCTACCTCCTTCGCCACGACACGGTTATGGGGCCCTTCAGCGAAGTCGCGAAGATTGAAGAGGGGATTTTGATAACCGACCACCAGAAGACGAAGATTCTGGCCGAGAAAAACCCCCTCGCCCTTCCGTGGAAGCCGCTCGAAATCGATTTCGTAATCGAGGCCACGGGCGTTTTCACCAAGCGGGAGCAGGCCGCGATGCACATAGAGGCGGGCGCGAAAAAAGTCATCCTGACGGTGCCCGCCAAGGACGAGGTAGACGCGACCATCGTCATAGGCGTCAACGAAGGGTCGCTTAGGCCCGAGCACCAGATTGTCTCCAACGCCTCCTGCACCACCAACTGCATGGCCCCGGTCGCAAGGATACTCCACGAGTCCTTCGGCATCGAAAGCGGGCTTATGACCACCGTCCACGCCTACACCAACGACCAGCGCCTCGCCGACGTTCCCCACTCCGACTGGAGGCGCTCCCGCGCGGCGGCCGAGAACACCATACCCACCTCCACCGGCGCTGCCAGGGCGGTGGGCAAGGTCATGCCGGACCTCAAGGGCAAGCTGGACGGCATGGCGGTGCGCGTGCCGATTCCCGACGGCTCGGTGGTGGACCTTGTGACCTGGATGAAGAGGCCGGTGACGGTAAAAGAGGTCAACGAAGCGGTTCTGGAGGCCTCGAAGACGCCTCGCCTCGAAAAGGTCCTGCGCTACAAGGCCGGGCCGATAGTTTCGAGCGACATCATCGGCGACCCGCACTCCGCCATCTTCGACGCGGAGCTTACGCAGGTTGTCGGCGGAAGGATGCTGAAGACCATCACCTGGTACGACAACGAATGGGGGTACTCCAACCGCGTGGTCGATCTTCTGGACCTTCTCGACGCCATGCGTTAA
- a CDS encoding PilZ domain-containing protein produces the protein MRMRMYLRNRPRIQVNLPVRAGGFSESLFTATMLSSAGGCIEGDAPIGSEGELVPILLEIEDGKVNADARIINVRLENGRSSCGFTFENLSFEGATLIHDFLAKTMLDAFTGEDAGL, from the coding sequence GTGAGGATGCGAATGTACCTGAGAAACAGGCCGAGGATACAAGTAAATTTGCCTGTAAGGGCGGGGGGTTTCTCCGAATCCCTCTTTACCGCCACCATGCTGAGCTCCGCCGGCGGCTGCATCGAAGGCGACGCTCCCATCGGCAGCGAGGGCGAGCTCGTGCCCATCCTCCTGGAGATCGAAGACGGCAAGGTAAACGCAGACGCCAGGATTATAAACGTCCGCCTTGAAAACGGCAGGTCAAGCTGCGGCTTCACCTTTGAAAACCTCTCCTTCGAGGGCGCCACCCTCATTCATGATTTTCTCGCCAAAACCATGCTGGACGCTTTCACCGGCGAGGACGCCGGGCTGTAA
- a CDS encoding RNA-binding transcriptional accessory protein translates to MRKTLYQKIAEELSASEAQVRAAAGLLDEGATVPFIARYRKEVTGGLDDTALRTLAERLTYLRELEERREAVIKSVSEQGKLTPELAGDIYEAETKGRLEDLYLPFKPKRRTKGLIAREAGLSPLAEALLGNPLLSPEAETGKYVDPEKGVADVKAVLDGAKYILMEDFAEDADLAGALREYCWQNGLVVSKVIPEKEVAGAKFRDYFEYSEPIAKIPSHRALALFRGFHEGFLSISLELPEKSGASTHPCEGIIAKKFGIRNEGRPADNWLAETVRWTWSVKLHSRIQTDLFGRVREAAEEEAIRVFAENLRALLLAAPAGPKAAMGLDPGLRTGVKVAVVDSTGKVLDHTAVYPHQPYNKEAEAAKILLALAEKHGVEIIAIGNGTAGRETESFVGRMLKARPELKIQKVMVSEAGASVYSASELAAKEFPDLDVTVRGAVSIARRLQDPLAELVKIDPKSIGVGQYQHDVSQVKLARSLDGVVEDCVNAVGVDVNTASAHLLAKISGLSWTLAKNIVEFRDEYGIFKSREQLRSIPRFGEKTFEQAAGFLRVANGDNPLDNSAVHPEAYVVVERMAKKTGKGVDSLIGDAAFLRKLRADDYCDERFGVPTVTDILRELEKPGRDPRPEFRTATFAEGVEELSDLRPGMLLEGTVTNVANFGAFVDIGVHQDGLVHISAISKKFIKDPREAVKVGDIVKVKVLEVDLQRKRIALTMRLDDEVREQNTAGQGGKNQEAGRGEIRKFSADKKEQAPKSSSPFGSLLSEALRKKVK, encoded by the coding sequence ATGCGAAAAACCCTCTATCAAAAGATCGCGGAAGAACTTTCGGCCTCCGAAGCGCAGGTCAGGGCCGCCGCCGGGCTACTCGACGAGGGGGCCACCGTGCCCTTTATCGCCCGCTACAGAAAAGAGGTCACCGGCGGACTCGACGACACCGCCCTTCGCACCCTTGCGGAGCGGTTGACCTACCTTCGCGAGCTTGAAGAGCGCCGCGAGGCCGTCATTAAATCCGTCTCCGAACAGGGTAAGCTCACGCCCGAGTTGGCCGGTGATATCTACGAAGCCGAAACCAAGGGAAGGCTCGAAGACCTCTACCTCCCCTTCAAGCCCAAGAGGCGCACAAAGGGGCTCATCGCAAGGGAAGCGGGTCTTTCGCCTCTGGCCGAAGCGCTGCTCGGGAACCCCCTGCTGTCGCCGGAAGCTGAAACCGGGAAATATGTGGACCCCGAAAAGGGAGTCGCCGACGTAAAGGCGGTCCTCGACGGGGCGAAATACATACTGATGGAGGACTTCGCCGAGGACGCCGACCTCGCGGGAGCTCTCAGGGAATATTGCTGGCAAAACGGGCTTGTCGTCTCGAAGGTAATCCCCGAGAAGGAGGTTGCCGGGGCTAAATTCCGGGATTATTTCGAGTACTCCGAGCCGATAGCCAAAATCCCTTCGCACCGCGCGCTCGCCCTCTTTCGCGGCTTTCACGAGGGATTTCTCTCCATATCGCTGGAGCTTCCCGAAAAAAGCGGCGCCTCCACCCACCCCTGCGAGGGGATTATCGCGAAGAAATTCGGGATACGAAACGAAGGGCGACCGGCGGACAACTGGCTTGCCGAAACCGTCCGCTGGACCTGGTCGGTAAAGCTCCACTCCCGCATCCAGACCGACCTCTTCGGCCGCGTCAGGGAGGCGGCGGAGGAGGAGGCGATACGGGTCTTCGCCGAAAACCTGCGGGCGCTTCTTCTCGCCGCTCCCGCCGGGCCGAAGGCCGCGATGGGGCTCGACCCCGGCCTTAGAACCGGCGTCAAGGTCGCTGTGGTTGACTCCACCGGGAAGGTTCTCGACCACACCGCCGTCTACCCTCACCAGCCCTACAACAAGGAGGCGGAGGCGGCGAAGATTCTGCTGGCGCTGGCCGAAAAGCACGGCGTGGAGATAATCGCCATCGGCAACGGCACCGCCGGGCGCGAGACGGAGTCCTTCGTCGGCAGGATGCTCAAGGCGAGGCCGGAGCTGAAAATCCAGAAGGTGATGGTCAGCGAGGCGGGGGCCTCGGTCTACTCCGCCTCGGAGCTTGCCGCCAAGGAATTTCCCGATCTCGACGTTACGGTGAGGGGCGCTGTGTCGATTGCGAGAAGGCTGCAGGACCCCCTCGCGGAACTGGTGAAGATCGACCCCAAATCCATCGGCGTCGGCCAGTACCAGCACGACGTGAGCCAGGTGAAGCTGGCGCGCTCCCTCGACGGGGTCGTCGAGGACTGCGTCAACGCCGTGGGAGTGGACGTAAACACCGCTTCGGCGCACCTTCTGGCGAAAATCTCCGGCCTTTCCTGGACGCTGGCAAAAAACATTGTTGAATTCCGCGACGAATACGGAATCTTCAAAAGCCGCGAGCAGCTTCGCTCGATCCCCCGCTTCGGCGAGAAGACCTTCGAGCAGGCCGCAGGTTTTCTGCGGGTGGCCAACGGCGACAACCCCCTCGACAATTCGGCGGTCCATCCCGAAGCCTACGTGGTGGTGGAGCGCATGGCGAAAAAGACCGGGAAGGGAGTGGACTCTTTGATCGGAGACGCAGCCTTCCTCCGGAAGCTTCGCGCCGACGATTACTGCGACGAGCGCTTCGGGGTGCCCACCGTCACCGACATCCTCCGCGAGCTTGAAAAGCCCGGCAGGGACCCCCGCCCGGAATTTCGCACGGCGACCTTCGCCGAAGGCGTCGAGGAGCTCTCCGACCTTCGGCCGGGGATGCTCCTCGAAGGCACCGTCACCAACGTCGCCAACTTCGGAGCTTTCGTCGATATCGGGGTTCATCAGGACGGTCTTGTCCACATCTCCGCCATCTCGAAGAAGTTCATCAAGGATCCGAGAGAGGCGGTCAAGGTCGGAGACATAGTAAAGGTAAAGGTTCTGGAGGTAGACCTGCAACGAAAGCGCATCGCGCTCACGATGCGCCTCGACGACGAGGTGCGCGAACAAAATACAGCGGGGCAGGGAGGGAAAAATCAGGAGGCCGGACGCGGGGAGATACGAAAGTTCTCTGCGGACAAAAAAGAACAGGCTCCCAAAAGCTCCTCCCCCTTCGGCTCCCTCCTCTCCGAGGCGCTCCGGAAAAAGGTAAAATAG
- a CDS encoding HD domain-containing protein, protein MEPENQKAAETQETLLDLVFALGSLIEARDYFSGRHTGRIQKYCKLLSAELGRGVYSSVIDEDFITLIHGASALHDIGKAALPDSILMKSSVPSEDEREILMTHTTVGSNVIDHVMWKHPESRFLRMARDMARSHHERWDGSGFPDSLMGESIPLCARILSLAKVYDAIRSNRSYAPSFPHDEAVRIIRDVVPSRFDPNVLNAFLNLSGEFDRIFAASQG, encoded by the coding sequence ATGGAACCGGAAAATCAGAAAGCCGCCGAGACGCAGGAAACCCTCCTCGATCTGGTTTTCGCCCTCGGCTCGCTCATCGAAGCTCGCGACTACTTTTCCGGCCGTCACACCGGAAGGATACAGAAGTACTGCAAGCTCCTCTCGGCGGAGCTCGGGCGCGGCGTCTATTCCAGCGTCATCGACGAGGATTTCATTACCCTCATCCACGGAGCCAGCGCCCTTCACGACATAGGCAAGGCCGCCCTTCCCGACTCCATACTCATGAAATCGTCGGTTCCCTCCGAAGACGAGAGGGAAATCCTCATGACCCACACCACCGTCGGCTCGAACGTAATCGACCACGTCATGTGGAAGCACCCAGAGAGCCGCTTTTTGCGCATGGCCCGCGACATGGCCCGCTCGCACCACGAGAGGTGGGACGGCTCCGGCTTTCCCGACAGCCTCATGGGTGAGTCTATCCCCCTTTGCGCCCGCATCCTCTCTCTGGCGAAAGTTTACGACGCCATCCGCTCGAACCGCAGCTACGCCCCCTCCTTCCCGCACGACGAGGCAGTCCGCATAATACGCGACGTGGTCCCCTCCCGCTTCGACCCCAACGTGCTCAATGCCTTCCTGAACCTCTCCGGAGAATTCGACAGGATTTTCGCAGCCTCGCAGGGCTGA
- a CDS encoding MerR family transcriptional regulator codes for MAPLRSRQESREQAVEQSTWTISELADEFGITARTIRFYEEKKLLSPRRSGGDHRLFDKRDRTRLKLILRGKKFGLTLEEISNILGSATADRNEAEQVRTALRHFERVLKDLEARKRGIEEMEKELLQYMGGIRTRLAQLENRGDDNPY; via the coding sequence CTGGCCCCCTTACGTTCGCGTCAGGAATCGAGGGAACAAGCGGTGGAACAGTCGACCTGGACGATAAGCGAGCTTGCCGACGAATTCGGCATAACCGCCCGGACCATACGCTTTTACGAGGAAAAAAAACTCCTCTCCCCGAGGCGCAGCGGCGGCGACCACCGCCTTTTCGACAAGCGCGACCGCACGAGGCTCAAGCTCATCCTGCGGGGAAAGAAGTTCGGCCTGACCTTAGAGGAGATCTCCAACATCCTCGGCAGCGCCACCGCCGACCGCAACGAGGCCGAGCAGGTGCGCACCGCCCTTCGCCACTTCGAAAGGGTGCTAAAGGACCTTGAAGCCAGAAAGCGGGGGATCGAGGAGATGGAGAAAGAGCTTCTCCAGTACATGGGGGGGATAAGGACGCGCCTGGCACAGCTCGAAAACCGCGGTGACGATAATCCTTATTGA
- a CDS encoding carbonic anhydrase: MRRLSRLFENNLKWAEALTAKEPAFFSRLADLHEPEYLWIGCSDSRVPANEIVGLLPGDLFVHRNVGNVVSSSDLNCLSVLQYAIQILKVRHVIVTGHYGCGGVKAALDHQHHGLIDNWLRPIRDAYVRNQEELDALSFEERVNRLCEINVLDQVQSVCRTSFVQEAWAEGRELAVHGWIYDIHDGILKDLGTTLEKPEEVPAAYRLPKKMGG; encoded by the coding sequence ATGCGAAGGCTGAGCCGTCTTTTCGAGAACAATCTGAAATGGGCCGAGGCCCTCACCGCGAAAGAACCCGCGTTTTTCTCGCGGCTGGCGGACCTTCACGAGCCAGAGTACCTCTGGATAGGCTGCTCCGACAGCAGGGTTCCCGCCAACGAGATCGTCGGGCTTTTGCCCGGAGATCTTTTTGTCCACCGCAACGTCGGCAACGTGGTCTCCTCCTCCGACCTGAACTGCCTTTCGGTCCTCCAGTACGCCATACAGATACTCAAAGTGCGCCACGTCATCGTTACGGGCCACTACGGCTGCGGCGGCGTGAAGGCCGCCCTCGACCACCAGCACCACGGCCTCATAGACAACTGGCTTAGGCCCATCCGCGACGCCTACGTCCGCAATCAGGAGGAGCTTGACGCGCTCTCCTTCGAGGAGCGGGTGAACAGGCTTTGCGAGATAAACGTGCTGGACCAGGTGCAGAGCGTCTGCCGGACCTCGTTCGTGCAGGAGGCGTGGGCAGAGGGGAGGGAGCTGGCGGTCCACGGCTGGATCTACGACATCCACGACGGGATACTGAAAGATCTCGGAACTACGCTGGAAAAACCCGAGGAGGTCCCGGCGGCGTACAGGTTGCCGAAAAAGATGGGGGGTTGA
- the tatC gene encoding twin-arginine translocase subunit TatC: MKKKAAQDAGEGRLPFTAHLIELRSRLVKSLIAVIIGFCVAYTYSQQLFEFIIMPLKEGMPPGGVITMLEVTEGFMTLLKVSLWGGMLLACPVIFYQLWSFISPGLQIKEKRYVVPFVIVSTAFFTAGAAFCYFIAMPFALKFLLAIAGPMIQPSISVGKYLGFALNFMLAFGCIFEMPVLVFVLSKVGLINYKMLIKWHGMAIIGITITAALLTPTPDAFSMLIMGVPLYILYLFSIVVSWVFGKRIVEEEVEEE, from the coding sequence ATGAAGAAGAAGGCGGCCCAAGACGCGGGCGAGGGGAGACTTCCCTTTACCGCCCACCTGATCGAGCTTAGAAGCAGGCTTGTCAAGTCGCTCATCGCTGTCATAATAGGCTTTTGCGTCGCCTACACTTACTCGCAGCAGCTCTTCGAGTTCATAATAATGCCGCTCAAGGAGGGGATGCCCCCCGGCGGCGTTATAACGATGCTGGAGGTCACCGAGGGTTTCATGACCCTCCTCAAGGTCTCTCTCTGGGGGGGCATGTTGCTGGCCTGCCCGGTAATCTTCTACCAGCTCTGGTCCTTCATATCTCCCGGCCTCCAGATCAAGGAGAAGAGGTACGTCGTACCCTTCGTGATCGTCTCGACGGCCTTTTTCACCGCCGGGGCCGCCTTCTGCTATTTCATAGCGATGCCCTTCGCCCTCAAGTTCCTTCTCGCCATAGCCGGGCCCATGATCCAGCCCAGCATCTCGGTGGGCAAGTACCTGGGTTTCGCCCTCAATTTCATGCTCGCCTTCGGCTGCATCTTCGAGATGCCCGTGCTGGTCTTCGTCCTCTCCAAGGTAGGGCTGATAAACTACAAAATGCTGATCAAGTGGCACGGGATGGCGATAATCGGCATTACCATCACCGCCGCGCTTCTCACCCCCACCCCCGACGCCTTCTCGATGCTGATAATGGGGGTGCCCCTCTACATCCTCTATCTCTTCTCTATCGTAGTTTCCTGGGTTTTCGGGAAGAGGATAGTCGAGGAGGAGGTTGAAGAAGAATAG
- the tatB gene encoding twin-arginine translocase subunit TatB, which translates to MFGLGFSELLVIMVVALIVIGPEKLPGIAKAMGKGYAEFRKTLDDIQKGVYESAQPKDESPYINQLLKEREEEKGKKEDSAEAGETADSFGYPPEAASGGVAEVKTEDSATPPEDAAVDATMAEGAGEGWEETKTAGPGKDGAA; encoded by the coding sequence ATGTTCGGCCTTGGTTTTTCTGAATTACTGGTAATCATGGTTGTCGCGCTGATCGTCATCGGCCCCGAGAAGCTTCCGGGGATAGCGAAGGCTATGGGCAAGGGCTACGCCGAGTTCCGCAAGACCCTCGACGACATACAAAAGGGTGTCTACGAATCCGCCCAGCCCAAAGACGAATCGCCCTACATAAACCAGCTCCTCAAGGAGCGGGAAGAGGAAAAGGGTAAAAAGGAAGACTCCGCAGAGGCTGGGGAAACAGCCGATTCCTTCGGCTATCCGCCGGAGGCCGCTTCGGGGGGCGTCGCGGAAGTTAAAACCGAAGATTCGGCGACACCGCCCGAAGACGCCGCCGTTGACGCAACGATGGCCGAGGGGGCCGGAGAAGGCTGGGAAGAGACAAAGACCGCCGGACCCGGAAAGGACGGGGCCGCGTGA
- the thrS gene encoding threonine--tRNA ligase: MTIQITLPDGSKKEVESGATVLDVALSIGKGLAKASLAAKRDGVLVDLSTPLTADCSLAIITNTSEEAVDILRHSTSHLMAQAVKNLFAPVKVAIGPSTNEGFYYDFDMAHRLTPDDLPLIEKEMERLARENGPVERLVLSREEALKLFGEMGESYKVELIEALPEGETISAYRQGDFVDLCRGPHVDRTGKLGIFKLLSIAGAYWRGDEKNAMLQRIYGTAFATKEGLEKRLNALEEAKKRDHRKIGRELDLFSIEEEAGPGFVIWHPRGALLRTIIEDWERKEHLRRGYHIVMGPQILRKELWEKSGHYDNYRENMYFTTVDDQEYGVKPMNCLAHMIIYKSHLRSYRDLPLRYFELGTVHRHEKSGVLHGLTRVRGFTQDDAHILCTPEQLQDEITAILAFVKSAMAVFGFEYDVELSTRPEKSIGEAETWERATAALRHALAVNNIECETCEGEGAFYGPKIDIKLKDSLDRQWQCATIQADFILPERFDLTYVAPDGERRRPVMLHRVILGSIERFIGILIEHYAGAFPTWLSPVQVVLLPITDRHAQYAREVEAVLRSRDIRVELDGRNEKLGYKIREARLQRIPYMVVIGDQEVEARAVSPRLRSGEELKLVPLDEFVERITKDAEVPAGA; this comes from the coding sequence ATGACGATTCAGATAACGCTTCCCGACGGCAGCAAAAAAGAAGTGGAATCCGGCGCGACGGTTCTGGACGTAGCCCTCTCCATAGGCAAGGGGCTCGCCAAGGCCTCCCTCGCGGCGAAGAGGGACGGGGTTCTCGTCGATCTTTCCACCCCCCTTACCGCCGACTGCTCGCTTGCGATCATAACAAACACCTCGGAAGAGGCCGTCGATATCCTTCGCCACTCCACCTCTCACCTCATGGCGCAGGCGGTGAAAAACCTCTTCGCCCCGGTGAAGGTAGCCATCGGCCCCTCGACGAACGAAGGTTTTTATTACGATTTCGACATGGCGCACCGGCTGACCCCCGACGATCTCCCCCTCATCGAAAAGGAGATGGAGAGACTCGCGAGGGAGAACGGCCCCGTAGAGCGCCTCGTCCTGTCGAGGGAAGAAGCCCTGAAGCTCTTCGGCGAAATGGGCGAGAGCTACAAGGTCGAACTGATAGAGGCTCTGCCCGAGGGCGAGACTATAAGCGCCTACCGCCAGGGGGATTTCGTGGATCTCTGCCGCGGCCCCCACGTCGACCGCACCGGAAAGCTCGGCATCTTCAAGCTTCTCTCCATCGCCGGGGCCTACTGGCGCGGCGACGAGAAGAACGCGATGCTCCAGCGCATCTACGGCACCGCCTTCGCGACGAAAGAAGGACTCGAAAAGCGGCTTAACGCCCTCGAAGAGGCCAAAAAACGCGACCACAGGAAGATCGGCAGGGAACTGGACCTCTTCTCCATCGAGGAAGAGGCGGGTCCCGGCTTCGTAATCTGGCACCCGAGGGGCGCGCTCCTTCGCACCATCATCGAGGACTGGGAGCGCAAAGAGCACCTCCGGCGCGGCTACCATATCGTCATGGGCCCCCAGATACTCCGCAAGGAGCTCTGGGAGAAATCCGGCCACTACGACAACTACCGCGAGAACATGTACTTCACCACCGTGGACGATCAGGAGTACGGCGTAAAGCCGATGAACTGCCTCGCCCACATGATAATCTACAAGTCGCACCTGCGCTCCTACCGCGACCTGCCGCTTCGCTACTTCGAGCTCGGCACGGTACACCGCCACGAGAAGAGCGGCGTCCTCCACGGCCTCACAAGGGTTCGGGGCTTCACCCAGGACGACGCGCACATCCTTTGCACCCCCGAGCAGCTGCAGGACGAGATAACCGCCATACTCGCCTTCGTCAAATCCGCGATGGCGGTCTTCGGTTTCGAGTACGACGTTGAGCTTTCCACACGACCGGAGAAGTCCATCGGGGAGGCCGAAACGTGGGAGCGGGCGACGGCGGCTCTGCGCCACGCGCTCGCGGTGAACAACATAGAATGCGAAACCTGTGAGGGCGAAGGGGCTTTTTACGGCCCCAAGATAGACATCAAGCTCAAGGACTCGCTTGACAGGCAGTGGCAATGTGCTACAATTCAGGCCGATTTCATACTGCCGGAGCGCTTTGATTTGACTTACGTCGCCCCCGACGGGGAGCGGCGAAGGCCCGTCATGCTGCACCGGGTGATTCTCGGCTCCATCGAGAGATTCATCGGGATACTGATAGAGCATTACGCAGGCGCTTTCCCGACCTGGCTCTCTCCCGTGCAGGTTGTCTTGCTCCCGATAACGGACCGCCACGCCCAGTACGCCAGGGAGGTGGAGGCCGTTCTTCGCTCCCGCGACATCAGGGTCGAGCTCGACGGACGAAACGAAAAGCTCGGCTACAAGATTCGCGAGGCCCGCCTCCAGCGCATCCCCTACATGGTGGTCATAGGCGATCAGGAGGTGGAGGCCCGGGCAGTCAGCCCGAGGCTCCGCAGCGGAGAGGAACTGAAACTTGTCCCGCTTGACGAGTTCGTCGAGCGGATTACGAAAGACGCGGAAGTACCCGCGGGCGCATGA
- a CDS encoding translation initiation factor IF-3: MAEEPRINRMIRVREVRTIGPDGDQLGILPIEKALEIAEQSDLDLVEVAPLARPPVCKIMDYGKFKYGLSKKTHEAKKRQTTIQLKEVKIRPKTEEHDFQVKLKKVRDFLAGGNKVKVTVMFRGREVTLPERGLTQLKRMIEVLGEEAKVESPAKMEGRSMYMMLAPGAVKKIKEQENPESES, from the coding sequence ATAGCTGAAGAACCGCGCATTAACAGGATGATTCGCGTCAGGGAAGTGCGGACCATCGGTCCCGACGGAGACCAGCTCGGAATACTTCCCATCGAGAAGGCCCTTGAAATCGCCGAGCAAAGCGATCTGGACCTGGTGGAGGTGGCCCCCCTGGCCCGTCCGCCGGTGTGCAAGATCATGGACTACGGCAAATTCAAATACGGCCTGTCGAAAAAGACCCACGAGGCCAAAAAGCGGCAGACCACGATTCAGCTCAAGGAAGTCAAGATACGTCCCAAGACCGAAGAGCACGACTTCCAGGTCAAGCTGAAAAAAGTCCGCGATTTTCTGGCCGGCGGCAACAAAGTCAAGGTGACCGTGATGTTTCGCGGCCGCGAAGTGACCTTGCCGGAGAGGGGTCTTACGCAGCTTAAAAGAATGATTGAGGTTCTCGGCGAAGAGGCGAAGGTTGAATCCCCAGCCAAGATGGAGGGCCGCAGCATGTACATGATGCTTGCCCCCGGCGCCGTGAAAAAGATAAAAGAACAGGAAAACCCAGAGAGCGAGTCATAA
- a CDS encoding 50S ribosomal protein L35: MPKIKTNRAAAKRFKFTATGKIKHRKAFRSHILGKKDTKRKRQLRKGTYVHDTNVKQVRGLCPYL, encoded by the coding sequence ATGCCCAAGATCAAGACGAACAGGGCCGCCGCCAAGCGCTTCAAGTTCACGGCGACGGGCAAAATCAAGCACCGCAAGGCTTTCCGCAGCCATATCCTCGGCAAGAAGGATACCAAGCGCAAGCGCCAGCTTCGCAAGGGGACTTACGTCCACGACACCAACGTGAAGCAGGTCAGAGGTCTTTGCCCCTACCTCTAG